The region GAAATTGCTACAGCGTTTTTCCGATCATCCGTATTCCACTTGGCGGATTATTGAGACCGGTTTGACTCCATATAAAGTCAGGCTTAATTCAAGGCGCTCCGGATTCCTCCATGCTGTGCAGCAGGAAATTGATGTTGTTTGCCAGAAATTTGAAACGGAGGAATTTATCTCCGATAGGCGGTTAAGCGGTGAATTCCTTCTTGGGTATCATTGCCAGAGGGCAAAGCTGAAAATGTCGGGTGTCCAGGAAGTAACCGCAACAGAAGACGATTCTGAACAATAAGAACATCCAAAATCACAAAACAAAGGAGGCACCCATCATGAGCCTGTCCAAGAAGATCGATTTTGCCGTGGTTTTTAAAGTCGTCAATGCTAACCCTAATGGTGACCCGCTTAACGGTAATCGCCCACGAACAATTTATGAAGGTAATGGTGAAGTCTCCGATGTCTGCGTCAAGCGTAAGATCCGCAACCGGCTGATAGAAACGGGACAACGGATATTTGTACAGTCCGACGACAACAGAAACGATGACCACCCTAGCTTAAAAGCCCGGGCTGATGAAGTCTTGGCCGGCATCAAGAACCCAGAAGAGATTACCAGGAAAGCCTGCGAAACTTGGTTTGATGTGCGGGCCTTCGGGCAGCTTTTCGCTTTCAAGGCTTCCGGCGGTAGAAAGGCCAAGGGCGAAGATAGCGGAGAAGATAAGGGAGTTTCCATTGGTATTCGCGGTCCGGTCAGCGTTCAGTCGGCGTTCAGCATTGCTCCGGTAAGTCTGACTAGTACTCAAATTACCAAAAGTGTCAGCAGCGAAGGCGACGGCACCAAGCGCGGTTCCGACACCATGGGGATGAAGCATCGTGTTGATCGGGGCATTTATTACTTCTATGGCAGCATGAACCCGCAGTTGGCCGTCAAAACCGGGTTCAGCGACGATGATGCTGCTGCCATCAAGGCGGTGCTGCCGAAATTGTTTGAGAACGATGCATCATCGGCCCGCCCCGAGGGAAGTATGGAGGTCCTGAAGGTGATCTGGTGGGAGCATGCCAGCAAAAGTGGACAAGCATCATCGGCCAAGGTACATCGTAGCCTCATGGTTAATGACATCGAAGATCTTGCAAATATATTGTCATTCGAGCCAGGCAAGGGCCCGGACGATGCCGGTGAAAACTGGCCGAGGCCTGAAATAATTAATGGGTATTAAAACATCATCTTGATGCTGGCAGCCCTCCGTGAGGGTATCAGCGAAGCAGACCGAGATGAAAAGAAAAAACGGACATGGCAAACGGCGTTCCTGCGAGGAGCCTTATGAACAACACTTCCGACCCCATCCCCATCTCTGCGCTGGAGCATTACGCCTACTGCCCGCGCCAGTGCGCCCTGATC is a window of Geobacter sp. FeAm09 DNA encoding:
- the cas7c gene encoding type I-C CRISPR-associated protein Cas7/Csd2, with the translated sequence MSLSKKIDFAVVFKVVNANPNGDPLNGNRPRTIYEGNGEVSDVCVKRKIRNRLIETGQRIFVQSDDNRNDDHPSLKARADEVLAGIKNPEEITRKACETWFDVRAFGQLFAFKASGGRKAKGEDSGEDKGVSIGIRGPVSVQSAFSIAPVSLTSTQITKSVSSEGDGTKRGSDTMGMKHRVDRGIYYFYGSMNPQLAVKTGFSDDDAAAIKAVLPKLFENDASSARPEGSMEVLKVIWWEHASKSGQASSAKVHRSLMVNDIEDLANILSFEPGKGPDDAGENWPRPEIINGY